AAAGGACAGACCGCCAGCACGATCAGGAAAAGAAGGATCGTGAAAAGGAGGACCCGGCCGGGATGGTGGGAATGGATCATGAGCGGGCTTCCTTATATTTGGGGACAAAGACCGGAATGGCCTTGCCATGGCGAAGACGGTCCACCTCCACCCCCAAGGTCCTTTTGATCAAGGAAGCCGTCAGTACTTTTCGCGGTCCGCCATCGGCCAGGATCTTTCCTTCCTTCATCAGGACCAACCGGTCCAGGAAACGGCCGGCCATGTTGAGCTCGTGGGTCGCCACGACGACCGTCAACCCTTCCTCGCGGTGGAGCTTCCGGATGATCTCGAAAAGCAGGACCTGATGGGAGAGGTCCAAGGAAAGCGTCGGTTCATCCAGGAGGAGGAGCTGCGGCGTCTGGGCCAGGGCGGAAGCCAGGAGGACCCGTTGCCGCTCGCCCCCGGATAGCTCCTGGAACCAACGATCCTTGAACTTTGCGGCGTCGCAGAGCGCCAGGGCCCTTTCGCAGATCTCGTGGTCCTTCGTTCCCATCGGACCGAAGGATCCCAAATAAGGATGACGGCCCATCTCCACGATCTGGAACACCTTCAAGGGGAACGGGAAGTGGTGGGATTGGGGGACATAGGCGATGCGCTGGGCCTTTTCCCGCGCCCTCAGGTCCCGCAGGGACCTTCCCTCCCAAAGGACCTCGCCCCGGTCGGGATGAAGGAGACCCGCCATCAAACGGACGAGAGTGGATTTTCCGGCACCGTTCGAGCCCAAGAGCCCGACCAATTCCCGCTCGGCGACCGTGAGGGAAAGGGGACCTAGTCCGAACGCCCCGGCGGCGGGATAGCGAAAGGAAATTTTGTTGAGTTCGATGCGACGCGTCATGTTCCCTCGAAGGGTCCGTAAATTCCCGGCCAGTTCAGGTCGGTGAAGAACGAAAGTCAAGTTCTTCCTCCGTCCGGAGCCGGAGGACATTGAAAGGGTTCAAGAAAAAAATTTTGTCTTTCGACGTTTCTGTTGATGGATTTTTTGGGCCCGCGAACCACAATTCCCTTGACTAAAAATAAAAAAGATTTAAAAGAGGTGAAGCAGTCGCGATCCTCACAAACTTACGACCCCAACCCAAAAATTTTTTCGCAGATCCCGCTGTCCTGGGAGCGCGAAAAAATTTTTTTCGTCTCGGGCGGAACGCGATTGTGATTTTGTGGATTCCTGTGGATAGCTTGTGCGCCGGTCCTTGGACCGGGGTAAAAAGACCGATGCTTCAAGGTGAAATCCCAAGCCTCCTTCCAGGGGCAAGGGAGGGGGCCTTGTCTTCATTTATCGATGGGTCTTTTTTTCCTCGATTTAACGGACGATCCGGGCCCGTTTTG
This bacterium DNA region includes the following protein-coding sequences:
- a CDS encoding ABC transporter ATP-binding protein, whose product is MTRRIELNKISFRYPAAGAFGLGPLSLTVAERELVGLLGSNGAGKSTLVRLMAGLLHPDRGEVLWEGRSLRDLRAREKAQRIAYVPQSHHFPFPLKVFQIVEMGRHPYLGSFGPMGTKDHEICERALALCDAAKFKDRWFQELSGGERQRVLLASALAQTPQLLLLDEPTLSLDLSHQVLLFEIIRKLHREEGLTVVVATHELNMAGRFLDRLVLMKEGKILADGGPRKVLTASLIKRTLGVEVDRLRHGKAIPVFVPKYKEARS